One stretch of Clavibacter californiensis DNA includes these proteins:
- a CDS encoding serine/threonine-protein kinase, which translates to MARRLPSAPPVLPGFTYVTVLGSGGFADVFLYEQDMPRRQVAVKVMLAEIVTERLRAMFRAEADLMAQLSAHPSVLTVHQASVAADGRPYLVMELCSSSLSDRYRREPLGVAEVLRVGIRIASAVETAHRAGVLHRDIKPANILTTAFGHPVLSDFGIASTLEDAAATDAVGLSIPWSAPEVLADESPGTVRSEVWSLAATVYSLLAGRSPFELPGGQNAPADLVARIQRARPLPTGRADVPERLELVLRRAMSRQPDARPESALAFVRELQAVEAELRLAQTPLEVASEEWASAVAAGVDEEDDPTRVRGIAQVDPGTTGPGGAAGIRRARRKPAPAVARQTGGAARPGVPATASEQVRAGSASTSLGRSGSGPVGLSAPVRTTLPGRRAFLARHRVAFAAAAAGAIVASVAVGVLLGGSGGGNATRDIPVVGEIQASAAADGVLFSWSDPGLGAGDAYQVVRDGGLPSTQRDTTFRVTSGSGGTAGAGTGDRACIRVTVTRDGIAGKTSTEKCAELPR; encoded by the coding sequence ATGGCCAGACGCCTGCCGTCCGCCCCGCCGGTGCTGCCGGGGTTCACCTACGTGACGGTCCTCGGTTCCGGCGGCTTCGCCGACGTGTTCCTCTACGAGCAGGACATGCCGCGCCGCCAGGTCGCCGTGAAGGTGATGCTCGCGGAGATCGTGACCGAGCGCCTCCGCGCCATGTTCCGCGCCGAGGCCGACCTCATGGCGCAGCTGAGCGCGCACCCGTCGGTGCTCACCGTGCACCAGGCGTCCGTCGCCGCCGACGGCCGCCCGTACCTCGTCATGGAGCTGTGCTCGTCGAGCCTCAGCGACCGGTACCGGCGCGAGCCGCTCGGCGTCGCGGAGGTGCTGCGCGTGGGGATCCGCATCGCCAGCGCCGTGGAGACCGCCCACCGCGCGGGCGTGCTGCACCGCGACATCAAGCCCGCCAACATCCTGACGACCGCGTTCGGCCACCCCGTGCTCAGCGACTTCGGCATCGCCTCGACGCTCGAGGACGCCGCCGCGACCGACGCGGTGGGCCTCTCGATCCCGTGGTCGGCGCCCGAGGTGCTCGCCGACGAGAGCCCCGGCACCGTGCGGAGCGAGGTGTGGTCGCTCGCCGCGACCGTGTACTCGCTGCTCGCCGGGCGCAGCCCCTTCGAGCTGCCCGGCGGGCAGAACGCGCCCGCGGACCTCGTGGCGCGGATCCAGCGGGCGCGGCCCCTGCCGACGGGACGCGCCGACGTGCCCGAGCGGCTCGAGCTGGTGCTCCGCCGCGCGATGTCGCGGCAGCCGGACGCCCGGCCGGAGTCGGCGCTCGCCTTCGTGCGCGAGCTGCAGGCGGTGGAGGCGGAGCTCCGGTTGGCGCAGACGCCGCTCGAGGTCGCGAGCGAGGAGTGGGCGTCGGCCGTCGCGGCGGGCGTCGACGAGGAGGACGACCCGACGCGCGTGCGCGGCATCGCGCAGGTGGATCCGGGGACGACCGGGCCGGGCGGCGCGGCGGGCATCCGGCGCGCGCGGCGGAAGCCGGCGCCCGCGGTGGCGCGGCAGACGGGCGGCGCGGCGCGTCCCGGCGTCCCGGCGACCGCGTCCGAGCAGGTCCGGGCGGGATCCGCGTCCACCTCCCTCGGCCGGTCCGGTTCCGGGCCCGTCGGACTCTCCGCCCCGGTCCGGACCACCCTCCCCGGCCGGCGCGCGTTCCTCGCGCGGCACCGCGTGGCGTTCGCGGCGGCCGCGGCCGGCGCGATCGTCGCGAGCGTGGCCGTGGGCGTGCTCCTCGGCGGGTCGGGCGGCGGGAACGCGACGCGCGACATCCCGGTGGTGGGCGAGATCCAGGCCTCAGCCGCAGCCGACGGCGTGCTGTTCTCCTGGAGCGACCCCGGCCTCGGCGCCGGCGACGCGTACCAGGTGGTGCGCGACGGCGGGCTGCCGAGCACGCAGCGCGACACGACCTTCCGGGTGACGTCCGGCTCGGGCGGCACCGCGGGCGCCGGCACGGGCGACCGCGCCTGCATCCGCGTCACCGTCACGCGCGACGGCATCGCCGGGAAGACGTCGACGGAGAAGTGCGCGGAGCTCCCGCGATGA
- a CDS encoding citrate synthase produces MTDGGQQADDRPKADEPQADEPQAEQKPTATLTYPGGRVEFPILPAVEGASSIDISALTKKTGLTTLDNGFVNTASTRSAITYIDGEQGILRYRGYPIEQLARQSSYLEVAWLLIHGELPTSDELARFEDDIRRHTLLHEDFKGLFRALPTNAHPMSVLSSAVSALSTYYEDSLSVHDPEQVEISTLRLLAKLPVIAAYAHKKSLGQAFLYPDNSLSFVDNFLRLNFGNNAERYEVDPVVSRALERLLILHEDHEQNASTSTVRLVGSTEANMFSSVSAGIGALFGPLHGGANEAVLSMLGRIRDSGEGVDRYVERVKNKEDGVRLMGFGHRVYKNFDPRARLVKESADEVLAALGIQDPLLDIAKELEQVALADDYFIERKLYPNVDFYTGVIYKAMGFPTRMFTALFTIGRLPGWIAHWREMNEDQATKIGRPQQLYIGQPARDLPPRD; encoded by the coding sequence AGGCGGAGCAGAAGCCCACGGCGACCCTGACGTACCCGGGCGGACGGGTGGAGTTCCCCATCCTCCCCGCGGTCGAGGGCGCGTCCAGCATCGACATCTCGGCGCTCACGAAGAAGACGGGCCTCACGACGCTCGACAACGGCTTCGTGAACACCGCGTCGACCCGCTCGGCCATCACCTACATCGACGGTGAGCAGGGGATCCTCCGCTACCGGGGCTACCCGATCGAGCAGCTCGCGCGCCAGTCGAGCTACCTCGAGGTGGCGTGGCTCCTCATCCACGGCGAGCTACCGACGAGCGACGAGCTCGCGCGGTTCGAGGACGACATCCGCCGCCACACGCTCCTGCACGAGGACTTCAAGGGCCTCTTCCGCGCGCTCCCGACCAACGCGCACCCCATGTCGGTGCTGTCCAGCGCGGTGTCCGCGCTCTCCACCTACTACGAGGACTCGCTGAGCGTCCACGACCCCGAGCAGGTCGAGATCTCGACGCTGCGCCTGCTGGCCAAGCTGCCGGTCATCGCGGCGTACGCGCACAAGAAGAGCCTCGGCCAGGCGTTCCTCTACCCGGACAACTCGCTGAGCTTCGTCGACAACTTCCTGCGCCTGAACTTCGGCAACAACGCCGAACGCTACGAGGTGGATCCCGTCGTCAGCCGCGCGCTCGAGCGCCTGCTGATCCTGCACGAGGACCACGAGCAGAACGCGTCGACGTCGACCGTGCGGCTCGTCGGATCCACCGAGGCGAACATGTTCTCCTCCGTCTCCGCGGGCATCGGCGCGCTCTTCGGGCCGCTGCACGGCGGCGCGAACGAGGCCGTGCTCTCGATGCTCGGCCGCATCCGCGACTCCGGTGAGGGCGTCGACCGCTACGTGGAGCGCGTGAAGAACAAGGAGGACGGTGTCCGCCTCATGGGCTTCGGGCACCGCGTCTACAAGAACTTCGACCCGCGCGCCCGCCTCGTGAAGGAGAGCGCCGACGAGGTGCTCGCGGCCCTCGGCATCCAGGACCCGCTGCTCGACATCGCCAAGGAGCTCGAGCAGGTCGCCCTCGCGGACGACTACTTCATCGAGCGGAAGCTCTACCCGAACGTGGACTTCTACACGGGCGTGATCTACAAGGCCATGGGCTTCCCGACGCGCATGTTCACGGCGCTGTTCACCATCGGGCGCCTGCCCGGCTGGATCGCTCACTGGCGCGAGATGAACGAGGACCAGGCCACCAAGATCGGCCGCCCGCAGCAGCTCTACATCGGCCAGCCCGCGCGCGACCTGCCGCCGCGCGACTAG